A portion of the Pseudoxanthomonas sp. JBR18 genome contains these proteins:
- a CDS encoding DUF2058 domain-containing protein, with translation MRNPLQEQLLKAGLVKKGKADQIARDQVKARLAKGKVAKPSAEQDQVDAARLQAERAERDRALAAERNAQARRQELQAQIRQIVDTHKVKRSGEVEYRFNDGSVIRTVLVNATLRTQLASGALVIVRHGEGVELIPRAAAQKVYERDGSWVLLDHGRQEEDATSHTAAGAAPEDDFYDQDRFKIPDDLMW, from the coding sequence ATGCGTAATCCCCTGCAGGAGCAGCTGCTCAAGGCCGGCCTGGTCAAGAAGGGCAAGGCCGACCAGATCGCCCGCGACCAAGTCAAGGCGCGCCTGGCCAAGGGCAAGGTCGCCAAGCCGTCGGCCGAGCAGGACCAGGTCGATGCGGCCCGGTTGCAGGCCGAGCGTGCCGAACGCGACCGCGCCCTCGCCGCCGAGCGCAACGCGCAGGCCAGGCGCCAGGAGCTGCAGGCGCAGATCCGCCAGATCGTCGACACGCACAAGGTCAAACGCAGTGGCGAAGTGGAATACCGCTTCAACGACGGCAGCGTGATCCGCACCGTGCTGGTCAACGCCACGCTGCGCACGCAGCTGGCCAGCGGCGCGCTGGTCATCGTGCGCCACGGCGAGGGCGTTGAGCTGATCCCACGCGCCGCCGCGCAGAAGGTCTACGAACGCGATGGGTCGTGGGTGCTGCTCGATCACGGCCGCCAGGAGGAAGACGCAACCTCCCACACCGCCGCCGGTGCAGCGCCTGAAGACGACTTCTACGACCAGGACCGTTTCAAGATCCCGGACGATCTGATGTGGTGA
- a CDS encoding VOC family protein: MKRVTGIGGIFFKARDPGALAAWYRDHLGLEVSDWNAAIFNWGGDGSEPGMTLWSPFDADTTYMAPGTASFMVNFRVADLDALLAALRSEGCNVLDDTQSSEQGKFGWVIDPEGNKVELWEPPAGQ; encoded by the coding sequence ATGAAGCGAGTCACGGGAATCGGCGGGATCTTCTTCAAGGCGCGCGATCCCGGCGCGCTGGCTGCCTGGTATCGCGATCACCTGGGTCTGGAGGTGTCCGACTGGAACGCGGCCATCTTCAATTGGGGTGGCGATGGCAGCGAACCGGGCATGACCTTGTGGAGTCCGTTCGATGCCGACACCACGTACATGGCGCCCGGCACCGCGTCGTTCATGGTCAACTTCCGCGTCGCCGACCTCGACGCGCTGCTGGCCGCGCTGCGCAGCGAAGGTTGCAACGTGCTCGACGACACTCAGTCCTCCGAGCAGGGCAAGTTCGGCTGGGTCATCGATCCAGAGGGCAACAAGGTGGAACTGTGGGAGCCACCGGCAGGCCAGTAA
- the ilvD gene encoding dihydroxy-acid dehydratase — MPEYRSKTSTHGRNMAGARALWRATGMQDGDFQKPIIAIANSFTQFVPGHVHLKDLGQLVAREIERVGGVAKEFDTIAVDDGIAMGHDGMLYSLPSREIIADSVEYMVNAHCADALVCISNCDKITPGMLMAAMRLNIPTVFVSGGPMEAGKTKLADHKLDLIDAMVMAADPNASDEQVATVERSACPTCGSCSGMFTANSMNCLTEALGLSLPGNGTVVATHADREALFKKAGVTAVELCHRWYGAEDASALPRGIATFEAFENAMTLDIAMGGSTNTILHLLAAAQEGEVPFDMRDIDRLSKRVPQLCKVAPNTPKYHVEDVHRAGGIMAILGELARGGLLHTDVSTVHARTLADAIAQWDVAVTEDAAVQTFYKAGPAGIPTQVAFSQATRWPSLDVDRAEGCIRSVEHAYSAEGGLAVLYGNIARDGCVVKTAGVDESIHVFEGTAKVFESQDAAVKGILADEVKAGDVVVIRYEGPKGGPGMQEMLYPTSYLKSKGLGKQCALLTDGRFSGGTSGLSIGHASPEAAAGGAIGLVREGDRILIDIPNRGINLQVSDEELAARRAEQDAKGWKPVEVRPRKVSTALKAYALLATSADKGAVRNKALLDG, encoded by the coding sequence ATGCCCGAATACCGCTCGAAAACCTCCACCCACGGTCGCAACATGGCCGGAGCCCGCGCGCTGTGGCGCGCCACCGGCATGCAGGATGGGGACTTCCAGAAGCCCATCATCGCCATCGCCAACTCGTTCACCCAGTTCGTGCCCGGCCACGTGCACCTGAAGGACCTCGGCCAGCTGGTCGCGCGCGAGATCGAGCGCGTGGGCGGGGTGGCCAAGGAATTCGACACCATCGCCGTGGACGATGGCATCGCCATGGGCCATGACGGCATGCTGTACTCGCTACCCAGCCGCGAGATCATCGCCGACTCGGTCGAATACATGGTCAATGCGCATTGCGCCGATGCGCTGGTGTGCATCTCCAACTGCGACAAGATCACCCCGGGCATGCTGATGGCCGCCATGCGCCTGAACATCCCCACCGTGTTCGTCTCCGGCGGGCCGATGGAAGCGGGCAAGACCAAGCTGGCCGACCACAAGCTGGACCTGATCGACGCGATGGTGATGGCGGCCGATCCGAATGCCAGCGACGAGCAGGTCGCCACGGTCGAGCGCAGCGCCTGCCCCACCTGCGGCTCGTGCAGCGGCATGTTCACCGCCAACTCGATGAACTGCCTGACCGAAGCCCTGGGCCTGTCGCTGCCGGGCAACGGCACCGTGGTCGCCACCCATGCCGATCGCGAGGCGCTGTTCAAGAAGGCCGGCGTCACCGCGGTGGAACTGTGTCACCGCTGGTACGGCGCCGAGGATGCGAGTGCGTTGCCGCGCGGCATCGCCACCTTCGAGGCCTTCGAGAACGCGATGACGCTGGACATCGCCATGGGCGGGTCGACCAATACCATCCTGCACCTGCTTGCCGCCGCGCAGGAGGGCGAGGTGCCTTTCGACATGCGCGACATCGATCGCCTGTCCAAGCGCGTGCCACAGCTGTGCAAGGTGGCGCCGAACACACCGAAGTACCACGTCGAGGACGTGCACCGCGCTGGCGGGATCATGGCGATCCTGGGCGAACTGGCGCGCGGCGGCCTGCTGCATACCGACGTGTCCACCGTGCATGCCAGGACGCTGGCCGACGCCATCGCCCAATGGGACGTGGCCGTGACCGAAGACGCAGCCGTGCAGACCTTCTACAAGGCCGGTCCGGCCGGCATCCCGACCCAGGTGGCCTTCAGCCAGGCCACGCGCTGGCCGTCGCTGGACGTGGACCGCGCTGAAGGCTGCATCCGCAGCGTCGAGCACGCCTATTCGGCCGAAGGCGGTCTGGCCGTGCTCTACGGCAACATCGCCCGCGATGGCTGCGTGGTGAAGACCGCCGGCGTGGACGAATCCATCCACGTGTTCGAAGGCACGGCCAAGGTGTTCGAGAGCCAGGACGCGGCGGTCAAGGGCATCCTGGCCGACGAGGTGAAAGCGGGCGACGTGGTGGTGATCCGCTACGAAGGTCCCAAGGGTGGGCCCGGCATGCAGGAGATGCTCTACCCGACCTCGTACCTGAAATCGAAAGGCCTGGGCAAGCAGTGCGCGCTGCTCACCGATGGCCGTTTCTCCGGCGGCACCTCCGGCCTGTCCATTGGCCATGCCTCGCCGGAAGCCGCCGCAGGCGGTGCCATCGGCCTGGTGCGCGAGGGTGACCGGATCCTGATCGACATTCCCAACCGCGGCATCAACCTGCAGGTCTCCGACGAGGAGCTCGCCGCCCGCCGTGCCGAGCAAGACGCCAAGGGCTGGAAGCCGGTAGAAGTACGCCCGCGCAAGGTCAGCACCGCGCTGAAGGCCTATGCGCTGCTGGCCACTAGCGCCGACAAGGGCGCCGTGCGCAACAAGGCGCTGCTGGACGGCTGA
- a CDS encoding DUF1190 domain-containing protein produces MKRSRTATLLLMGSAPLLLAACQREPEAREGLYTSVDACYRATGERDSCQRAFDEAQRQSAEQAPRYASQEQCKADWGQDRCTEQRDSQGHAFIGPLMTGFFISQMLNNRAGLRSAPAYQSPANGWVRPRPGALPDTSNAFRTPAAGMTPVTTPPNRALTVSRGGFGSRSSTRSVGG; encoded by the coding sequence ATGAAGCGCTCCAGAACCGCCACCCTGCTCCTGATGGGCAGCGCCCCGCTGCTGCTGGCGGCCTGCCAGCGCGAGCCGGAGGCGCGCGAGGGCCTCTACACCTCGGTGGACGCCTGCTATCGCGCCACCGGCGAACGCGACAGCTGCCAGCGCGCCTTCGACGAGGCGCAGCGCCAGTCCGCCGAACAGGCCCCGCGCTATGCCTCCCAGGAGCAGTGCAAGGCCGACTGGGGCCAGGACCGCTGCACCGAGCAGCGCGACAGCCAGGGCCATGCCTTCATCGGGCCGCTGATGACCGGCTTTTTCATCTCGCAGATGCTCAACAACCGCGCGGGCCTGCGCAGCGCGCCGGCCTACCAGAGCCCGGCCAACGGCTGGGTGCGGCCGCGTCCGGGCGCGCTGCCGGACACCTCCAACGCCTTCCGCACCCCCGCCGCGGGCATGACGCCGGTGACCACGCCTCCCAATCGCGCGTTGACCGTCAGCCGCGGCGGCTTCGGTAGCCGCAGCAGCACCCGCAGCGTCGGCGGCTGA
- a CDS encoding glutathionylspermidine synthase family protein produces MRRVSIVERGDWRAQAAACGFDFHTIDGAAYWDETAYYAFSLRQIEDDLEDPSAELHAMAMDLVDAVVRDEAKLQQLAIPQPYWQWIADSWQQRQPHLYGRLDLAYDGRGPAKLYELNYDTPTSLFEAAFFQWQWLEDQRAAGRLSAHADQFNSLHEALVARFAEIAPALPRPLMFAAVRGSNEDQGTVAYLRDCAMQAQLRGEFIAIEDLGLSEDGRFTNLDDEVIGTLFKLYPLEDLFAEAFGHALPGSGLQLLEPAWKAVLSNKGILPLLWARHRGHPNLLEAHFDNGAPLTPGWVRKPLHSREGANIALHLADGSWQESEGPYAGPCIVQAAHPLVGFDGRYPLIGSWVIGDAACGIGIREDDSRITRDSARFVPHAIVDEALGLLYA; encoded by the coding sequence ATGCGCAGGGTCTCGATCGTCGAGCGCGGCGACTGGCGTGCACAGGCCGCCGCGTGCGGGTTCGACTTCCACACCATCGACGGCGCGGCATACTGGGACGAGACGGCCTATTACGCGTTCAGCCTGCGCCAGATCGAAGACGATCTGGAGGACCCCAGCGCCGAGCTGCACGCCATGGCCATGGACTTGGTCGATGCGGTCGTGCGCGACGAAGCCAAGCTGCAACAGCTGGCGATCCCGCAACCCTACTGGCAGTGGATCGCCGACAGCTGGCAGCAGCGCCAACCGCATCTGTACGGGCGGCTGGACCTGGCCTACGACGGACGCGGCCCGGCCAAGCTCTACGAGCTGAACTACGACACGCCGACCTCGCTGTTCGAGGCCGCGTTCTTCCAGTGGCAATGGCTGGAAGACCAGCGCGCCGCAGGACGGCTGTCGGCGCACGCGGACCAGTTCAATTCGCTGCATGAGGCGCTGGTGGCGCGCTTTGCCGAGATCGCACCGGCCCTGCCGCGGCCGCTGATGTTCGCTGCGGTGCGCGGCTCCAACGAAGACCAGGGCACGGTGGCCTACCTGCGCGACTGCGCGATGCAGGCGCAGCTGCGCGGCGAGTTCATCGCGATCGAAGACCTGGGACTATCGGAGGATGGCCGCTTCACCAATCTCGATGACGAGGTGATCGGCACACTGTTCAAGCTGTATCCGCTGGAGGACCTGTTCGCCGAGGCGTTCGGCCACGCCCTGCCCGGCTCCGGCCTGCAGCTGCTGGAGCCGGCGTGGAAGGCGGTATTGAGCAACAAGGGCATCCTGCCCCTGTTGTGGGCGCGCCACCGCGGCCATCCCAACCTGCTGGAGGCGCACTTCGACAACGGCGCGCCGCTCACGCCCGGCTGGGTGCGCAAGCCGCTGCATTCGCGCGAGGGCGCCAACATCGCCTTGCACCTGGCCGACGGGAGCTGGCAGGAAAGCGAAGGCCCCTACGCCGGCCCGTGCATCGTGCAAGCCGCGCATCCGCTTGTCGGCTTCGACGGCCGCTACCCGCTGATCGGCAGCTGGGTGATCGGCGATGCCGCCTGCGGGATCGGCATCCGCGAGGACGACAGCCGCATCACCCGCGACAGCGCGCGGTTTGTGCCGCACGCGATCGTCGATGAGGCACTGGGCCTGCTTTACGCCTGA
- a CDS encoding DUF58 domain-containing protein: MRPAPLLIALLCAWGLSGLAVLYAGMPLVAWQATGAALVLLALADAVFLWRRPTPQVSRQVPEALALDLEREVRLRIASPGRAQRLAVFDLHPGGWPSQGLPRKVAVARDEAVEFAYRLRPVARGDAWFSGVQLRLGSSLRLWRQSRVAGAPQAVRVYPDFAPLARLALFSADQASRLVGAHLKRRRGEGTDFNQMREYRVGDSLRQIDWKATSRAQKLISREYQDEKNQQLVLALDTGRRMLAREDGLAHFDHALNAALVVAYLALRQGDAAGLLATGEQPRWVPPRRGMGGIDTLLRASYDLQPAASACDYLALATELSARQRRRALVMLVTNVRDEDIEDLLAAVHLLRRRHLVCVASLREGELDQALDAEVTDLPGAIQAGAVARYLEQRAAAHDALRGHGVMVLDVTTAQLPAALVERYLAVKREGLL; the protein is encoded by the coding sequence ATGAGGCCAGCGCCGCTGCTGATCGCCTTGCTGTGCGCCTGGGGCCTGTCCGGGCTGGCGGTGCTCTACGCCGGAATGCCGCTGGTTGCCTGGCAGGCCACCGGTGCGGCGCTGGTGCTGCTGGCGCTGGCCGATGCTGTCTTCCTCTGGCGCCGGCCCACCCCGCAGGTCAGCCGCCAGGTGCCCGAAGCATTGGCCCTGGACCTGGAGCGTGAGGTGCGTCTGCGTATCGCCTCGCCGGGGCGCGCGCAGCGGCTGGCGGTGTTCGACCTGCATCCGGGCGGCTGGCCCTCGCAGGGGCTGCCGCGCAAGGTGGCGGTCGCGCGCGACGAGGCGGTGGAGTTCGCCTACCGCCTGCGCCCGGTGGCGCGCGGCGATGCGTGGTTCTCCGGCGTGCAGCTGCGCCTGGGCTCGTCGCTGCGTTTGTGGCGCCAGTCGCGCGTGGCCGGCGCGCCGCAGGCGGTGCGCGTGTATCCAGACTTCGCACCGCTGGCGCGGCTGGCGCTGTTCAGTGCCGACCAGGCCTCGCGGCTGGTCGGCGCGCATCTCAAGCGCCGCCGTGGTGAAGGCACCGACTTCAACCAGATGCGCGAGTACCGCGTGGGCGACAGCCTGCGCCAGATCGACTGGAAGGCCACTTCGCGCGCGCAGAAGCTGATCTCGCGCGAGTACCAGGACGAGAAAAACCAGCAACTGGTGCTGGCCCTGGACACCGGCCGGCGCATGCTGGCGCGCGAGGACGGCCTGGCGCACTTCGACCATGCGCTCAACGCCGCGCTGGTGGTGGCCTACCTGGCCCTGCGCCAGGGCGATGCCGCCGGTCTGCTGGCGACTGGCGAGCAGCCGCGCTGGGTGCCGCCGCGGCGCGGTATGGGCGGCATCGACACTCTGCTGCGGGCGTCCTACGACCTGCAGCCGGCGGCCAGCGCCTGCGACTACCTGGCCCTGGCCACCGAGCTGTCGGCGCGCCAGCGCCGCCGCGCGCTGGTGATGTTGGTGACCAACGTGCGCGACGAGGACATCGAAGACCTGCTGGCCGCCGTGCACCTGCTGCGCCGCCGCCATCTGGTGTGCGTGGCCAGCCTGCGCGAAGGCGAACTGGATCAGGCGCTCGATGCCGAGGTCACCGACCTGCCCGGGGCCATCCAGGCCGGCGCGGTGGCCCGCTACCTGGAGCAGCGCGCCGCCGCCCACGACGCACTGCGCGGCCACGGCGTGATGGTGCTGGACGTCACCACCGCGCAACTGCCCGCCGCGCTGGTGGAGCGCTATCTGGCGGTCAAGCGCGAAGGACTGCTTTAG
- a CDS encoding MoxR family ATPase translates to MSEPSDTPASADASIAERVGAVREEVAKAFIGQPEVLDQILIALLAGGHVLIEGVPGLGKTLLVRALSRALSLDFARVQFTPDLMPSDVSGHAVFDPGSQRFEIRRGPVFTHLLLADEINRAPAKTQSALLEAMQEGQVTIEGQSFPLAPPFLALATQNPVEQEGTYPLPEAQLDRFLLKVLIGYPDLEDEKRMVDAVTTGRRAGDFDLSRVQCVAGAEDVVALQQATAAVQVDTQVIDYAVRLVAATRGWPGIALGAGPRGSIALVRAARAQALLNGRDFVVPDDVREVALPALRHRIALAPELQIEGQSPDTVLGALLAKVEAPRK, encoded by the coding sequence ATGAGCGAACCGTCCGACACCCCCGCCAGCGCCGACGCGTCCATCGCCGAGCGCGTGGGCGCGGTGCGCGAGGAGGTCGCCAAGGCCTTCATCGGCCAGCCCGAGGTGCTCGACCAGATCCTGATCGCGCTGCTGGCCGGTGGCCACGTGCTGATCGAAGGCGTGCCCGGGCTGGGCAAGACCCTGCTGGTGCGGGCGCTGTCGCGCGCGCTGTCGCTGGACTTCGCCCGCGTGCAGTTCACCCCGGACCTGATGCCCAGCGACGTGTCTGGCCATGCGGTGTTCGACCCGGGCAGCCAGCGCTTCGAGATCCGCCGCGGCCCGGTGTTCACTCATCTGCTGCTGGCCGACGAGATCAACCGCGCCCCGGCCAAGACCCAGTCGGCGCTGCTGGAGGCCATGCAGGAGGGGCAGGTCACCATCGAAGGCCAGTCCTTCCCGCTGGCGCCGCCGTTCCTGGCGCTGGCCACGCAGAACCCGGTCGAGCAGGAAGGCACCTATCCCCTGCCCGAGGCGCAGCTGGATCGCTTCCTGCTGAAGGTGCTGATCGGCTATCCGGACCTGGAAGACGAGAAGCGCATGGTCGATGCGGTCACCACCGGGCGCCGGGCCGGGGATTTCGATCTGTCGCGCGTGCAGTGTGTGGCCGGGGCCGAGGACGTGGTGGCCCTGCAACAGGCCACCGCCGCAGTGCAGGTGGACACGCAGGTGATCGACTACGCGGTACGGCTGGTCGCGGCCACGCGTGGTTGGCCGGGCATCGCCCTGGGGGCCGGCCCGCGCGGCAGCATCGCGCTGGTGCGCGCGGCGCGTGCGCAGGCGCTGTTGAACGGGCGCGACTTCGTGGTGCCCGACGATGTGCGCGAGGTCGCGCTGCCGGCCCTGCGCCATCGCATCGCCCTGGCGCCGGAACTGCAGATCGAGGGGCAGTCGCCGGACACGGTGCTCGGCGCGCTGCTGGCCAAGGTGGAGGCGCCGCGCAAGTGA
- a CDS encoding DUF4350 domain-containing protein, giving the protein MSETTRGAKGGLIALAVGTCVFVLVAWFVHTYERVERTVTLPPVGEAAWNPLYVLKQALKADGVRVESRPRFNLPVSALGPRDTLVLLDDPRYLDAARAQALLDWVARGGHLVVRTPPGARLSQHEAMPVLDALGLQVKDPGACEPFQVEGDERHVEFCRARRFVFAEVEPELSWGNLRDGYVYARLTHGQGHVDVLADVDFLGNGTRARGDRPASGGLHDIPHRVLARQILAPNYGQGTMHLVYAVQMPSLWRTVLARGWPVWVPLLVALLGWLWARAQRFGPPLPAPQPARRSLLEHVRASGEHLYRYGKGPLLYAAARKAFLMRLRRRDPVAAALSGEPQVDALARRFGLPAARLRRALQVPTQRERREFADRISLLMHMRNRL; this is encoded by the coding sequence ATGAGCGAGACCACGCGCGGGGCGAAGGGCGGGCTGATCGCGCTGGCGGTGGGCACGTGCGTGTTCGTGCTGGTGGCGTGGTTCGTCCACACCTACGAGCGGGTGGAGCGAACCGTGACCCTGCCGCCGGTGGGCGAGGCGGCGTGGAATCCGCTCTACGTGCTCAAGCAGGCGCTCAAGGCCGACGGCGTGCGGGTCGAGTCGCGTCCACGTTTCAATCTGCCGGTGTCCGCGCTGGGGCCACGCGACACGCTGGTCCTGCTCGACGACCCGCGCTACCTGGATGCCGCGCGCGCGCAGGCGCTGCTGGACTGGGTGGCGCGCGGCGGGCACCTGGTCGTGCGCACGCCGCCCGGTGCCCGCCTGTCCCAGCATGAGGCCATGCCGGTGCTGGATGCACTGGGACTGCAGGTCAAGGACCCCGGAGCATGCGAGCCCTTCCAGGTTGAGGGAGACGAGCGCCACGTGGAGTTCTGTCGCGCGCGGCGCTTCGTCTTTGCCGAAGTCGAGCCCGAGCTGTCGTGGGGCAACCTGCGCGACGGCTATGTCTATGCGCGCCTGACCCATGGCCAGGGCCATGTGGACGTGCTGGCCGATGTGGATTTCCTTGGCAATGGCACGCGTGCCCGCGGTGACCGACCGGCCAGCGGTGGACTGCACGACATTCCCCATCGCGTGCTGGCCCGGCAGATCCTGGCGCCCAACTACGGCCAGGGCACCATGCACCTGGTTTACGCCGTGCAGATGCCCTCGCTGTGGCGCACCGTGCTGGCGCGCGGCTGGCCTGTGTGGGTGCCGTTGCTGGTGGCGTTGCTGGGCTGGCTGTGGGCGCGTGCGCAGCGCTTCGGGCCGCCGCTCCCGGCGCCCCAGCCGGCGCGCCGCTCGCTGCTGGAGCACGTGCGCGCCAGTGGCGAGCACCTGTACCGCTACGGCAAGGGGCCGCTGCTCTACGCGGCCGCGCGCAAGGCCTTCCTGATGCGTCTGCGGCGCCGGGATCCGGTGGCCGCCGCGCTCAGTGGCGAGCCCCAGGTGGATGCGCTGGCCCGCCGCTTCGGCCTGCCGGCCGCGCGCCTGCGGCGCGCGCTGCAGGTGCCCACCCAGCGCGAGCGCCGCGAATTTGCCGACCGAATCTCCCTGTTGATGCACATGAGGAACCGACTATGA